A stretch of the Pseudoalteromonas ulvae UL12 genome encodes the following:
- a CDS encoding rod shape-determining protein — translation MFKKLRGIFSNDLSIDLGTANTLIYVKEQGIVLNEPSVVAIRHDKPGGPKSVASVGHEAKQMLGRTPGNIKAIRPMKDGVIADFYVTEKMLQHFIKQVHNNNFLRPSPRVLICVPCGATQVEKRAIRESAMGAGAREVYLIEEPMAAAIGAGLPVSEATGSMVVDIGGGTTEVAIISLNGIVYSSSVRIGGDKFDEAIINYVRRNFGSLIGEATAERIKHEIGSAFKTDDIKEIEVRGRNLAEGVPRSFTLNSHEILEALQEPLQGIVSAVMVALEQSPPELASDISAHGMVLTGGGALLRDLDRLLMEETGIPVVVADDPLTCVARGGGKALEMIDMHGGDVFSYD, via the coding sequence ATGTTTAAAAAACTACGCGGTATTTTTTCAAATGATTTATCCATAGATCTGGGTACAGCCAATACGTTAATTTACGTCAAAGAGCAGGGGATTGTTCTTAACGAACCTTCAGTGGTTGCAATTCGCCATGATAAGCCTGGTGGCCCAAAAAGCGTCGCCTCTGTCGGCCATGAAGCTAAACAAATGCTAGGCCGAACGCCTGGTAATATTAAAGCAATTCGCCCGATGAAAGATGGCGTTATTGCAGACTTTTATGTAACAGAAAAAATGTTACAGCACTTCATTAAGCAAGTTCATAACAATAATTTCTTACGACCAAGCCCGCGAGTACTGATTTGTGTGCCTTGTGGTGCGACGCAAGTTGAAAAGCGAGCAATTCGTGAGTCAGCAATGGGCGCGGGTGCACGAGAAGTGTACTTAATTGAAGAGCCAATGGCTGCTGCGATAGGTGCAGGTCTACCTGTCTCTGAAGCAACGGGCTCAATGGTTGTTGATATCGGTGGTGGTACCACTGAAGTGGCTATTATTTCACTCAACGGAATTGTCTACTCATCATCAGTACGTATTGGTGGTGATAAGTTCGATGAAGCGATTATTAACTATGTACGTCGTAACTTTGGTAGTTTAATCGGCGAAGCGACTGCTGAAAGGATTAAACACGAAATTGGCTCAGCATTTAAAACTGACGATATTAAAGAGATTGAAGTCCGAGGCCGCAATTTAGCCGAAGGTGTTCCTCGTTCATTTACTCTTAACTCTCATGAGATTTTAGAAGCATTGCAAGAGCCGTTACAAGGAATTGTTAGTGCTGTAATGGTTGCACTTGAGCAGTCACCGCCTGAGTTGGCTTCAGATATTTCTGCTCACGGTATGGTATTAACGGGTGGTGGTGCATTATTAAGAGATCTTGATCGTTTATTAATGGAAGAAACAGGGATCCCTGTTGTGGTTGCCGATGATCCTCTCACGTGTGTGGCTCGTGGGGGGGGGAAAGCACTCGAAATGATCGATATGCATGGTGGTGATGTTTTTAGTTACGACTGA
- a CDS encoding YhdP family protein — MQKISTWCFFCLRKIWQVTAITLVLVAVLLSILKYSLPYANQYKSDFEGIIAQQFGVELYIGSITAAWQNTGPALVLENISFQPNDIAPVDLLIAETRLQINLWQSLLDRQVRSSYFVLNGVTASVNTTELLKQQKAQTDTSGSSELDLIEGLFLGNIGHFALENSLLEIYLQNGQRRSIAIENVSWQNKDQKHQGQGRISLPGIAENSLDVIIDLYGEQFSSAFGELYIAGKTLSLAPLLTDLTPDHITKLKSDVNFELWARIDEQMIKSLQLEWQPSSLSWQYQQQEQRLAIESGSLRWQPQTGGWQLDSSHLKLSTNQKAWPDLGIHLDKSAAGYQAQVNHLNLALLRQIAQFESLNSLSPFIARQPSGMLEQTYLQFKDESDWLIQLKGAELGWNNLEDIPGMQGLSLTLALSPERGRIEISGEDNYLLTGNLFSQAIAYQQLNLDFDLQKQSNGWQVTSDNIWLHNQDLSLGGELALDLGQDKAVELYLEVMGPQATLARQYYPRGYMPQGTIDYLNGAIKGGVLDKVRLLWQGKIADFPYSDNNGKFEVRADVVDGVFQFQPNWPTINDLVAELVFTGERMDIYSQQGELVNLALGQSVTVSIADLADASLLTVDIDTQAQAQTLAPFFDGTPLAKPLGSVLKVVQGNGLVKGKVHLAIGLDNPQVIASGSVDLNSADMYISQPGLPLTQVNGILRFENSQIELQGATANWLGLPLSFSVEGVQKDKEYQLNVQLAANWPVEEFIGKGSGLLTGYLTDDLPLAANLDLSFPESGFNYQATIHSNLEGLTSLLPPPYAKSADQQWNLTGTVIGDEISNLIRVGIDDKLFFNGFLANDTGKITRAHLVVAQKDLGINQQDFDVTIALPHANLNQWIPFIDHIIEKSQQSQQHSFMPSLGKIQGNVAEVDLSGIVFNQLDFKLDNFDQSTQLKLMAKELRAEVSIPKVLAQRPIYVEADYLRINLPNTESEAQPDANTDWLKSLPSIRFNCADCKVGSYQLDRVILNLDPGEDGILISDLIIDKTEHTLKAKGEWRAGITSLFGQFTSDDIGELFDEFDLTSSIKDSRAQASLNLNWQGTPYEFNTTSLSGDLKLDLGEGHLSEVSDGGARVFSLLSLDSLVRKLKLDFRDVFAKGFFYNSLKGSLQIEKGIARTSDTKIDGVPADISIKGYADLNTKKIDYDLAVAPEVTSSIPVIVAWMVNPVTGLAALAIDKVIHSARVISEINFKINGTMDEPIVTELGRKSREVALPQVANDPPTIEQPQP; from the coding sequence GTGCAAAAAATTTCAACGTGGTGTTTTTTTTGTTTAAGAAAAATTTGGCAAGTAACAGCGATCACCTTAGTGTTAGTCGCTGTACTGCTATCCATTTTGAAATACAGTTTACCTTATGCAAATCAGTATAAATCTGACTTTGAAGGGATTATCGCGCAGCAATTTGGCGTCGAGCTTTACATTGGTAGTATTACTGCTGCTTGGCAAAATACCGGACCCGCACTGGTTTTAGAGAATATCTCTTTTCAGCCCAACGACATCGCACCTGTTGATTTACTGATTGCCGAAACCCGATTGCAGATTAATTTGTGGCAGTCTTTACTCGACCGTCAAGTGCGCTCAAGTTATTTTGTTTTAAACGGTGTGACTGCTTCCGTCAATACTACCGAGTTACTTAAACAACAAAAAGCGCAAACAGATACGAGCGGCTCCTCTGAGCTTGATTTAATCGAGGGGCTTTTTCTCGGTAATATTGGGCATTTTGCGTTAGAAAATAGCTTACTGGAAATCTATTTACAAAATGGCCAGCGACGCTCCATCGCGATCGAAAATGTAAGTTGGCAAAATAAAGATCAAAAACACCAAGGTCAAGGCCGTATTAGCTTACCTGGCATCGCTGAAAACTCTTTAGATGTAATTATTGATTTATATGGCGAGCAGTTTTCGAGTGCGTTTGGTGAGTTATATATTGCTGGTAAGACACTCAGTCTTGCGCCCTTATTGACTGATCTCACCCCTGACCATATTACTAAACTCAAATCAGATGTTAATTTTGAACTATGGGCGCGAATTGATGAGCAAATGATTAAATCATTACAGCTCGAATGGCAACCTAGTAGCCTTTCTTGGCAATATCAACAGCAAGAGCAGCGTTTAGCAATAGAATCTGGCAGCCTTCGTTGGCAGCCACAAACTGGCGGCTGGCAGCTCGATAGTTCACATTTAAAGTTAAGTACGAATCAAAAAGCGTGGCCGGATTTAGGCATTCACTTAGACAAATCCGCAGCGGGCTACCAAGCACAAGTTAATCATTTAAACTTGGCATTACTGCGTCAAATTGCGCAATTTGAATCTCTGAATAGTTTATCCCCCTTCATTGCTCGTCAGCCTAGCGGCATGCTTGAGCAAACTTACCTGCAATTTAAAGATGAATCAGATTGGCTCATTCAGCTCAAAGGGGCTGAATTGGGTTGGAATAATCTGGAAGACATTCCAGGTATGCAGGGGTTATCACTGACGTTAGCTTTGAGTCCAGAACGTGGCCGCATCGAAATTAGTGGCGAAGATAATTATCTGTTAACCGGTAATCTGTTTAGTCAGGCCATAGCCTACCAGCAACTGAATCTTGATTTTGACTTACAAAAGCAATCAAATGGCTGGCAAGTTACCAGTGACAATATCTGGTTACACAATCAAGATTTATCGTTAGGCGGTGAGCTCGCACTTGATTTAGGCCAAGACAAAGCAGTCGAATTATACCTTGAAGTGATGGGACCTCAGGCGACATTAGCCCGCCAATATTACCCGCGAGGGTATATGCCTCAAGGAACCATCGATTATTTGAATGGCGCAATTAAAGGTGGTGTTCTCGACAAGGTCAGGCTGCTATGGCAAGGAAAAATCGCTGATTTTCCTTACTCAGACAATAATGGCAAGTTTGAAGTACGAGCAGATGTAGTCGATGGAGTTTTTCAGTTTCAGCCCAACTGGCCAACGATTAATGATCTCGTTGCTGAATTAGTCTTTACTGGTGAGCGAATGGATATTTATAGCCAGCAAGGAGAACTGGTTAATTTAGCCTTAGGTCAATCGGTTACCGTCAGTATTGCTGATTTAGCTGATGCATCTTTGTTAACCGTTGATATTGATACGCAAGCGCAGGCTCAGACATTGGCGCCCTTTTTTGATGGGACGCCATTAGCTAAGCCATTGGGTTCTGTATTAAAAGTTGTACAAGGTAATGGGCTCGTTAAAGGTAAAGTGCACTTAGCTATTGGCCTTGACAACCCTCAGGTTATCGCCAGTGGCAGTGTTGACCTCAATAGTGCCGATATGTATATCAGCCAGCCCGGTTTACCCTTAACGCAGGTCAATGGCATATTGCGTTTTGAGAATAGCCAGATTGAGTTGCAAGGTGCAACGGCGAATTGGTTAGGTTTGCCTTTGTCTTTTTCGGTTGAAGGCGTACAAAAAGATAAAGAATATCAATTAAATGTTCAACTTGCCGCTAATTGGCCTGTTGAAGAATTTATTGGCAAGGGGAGTGGATTACTGACAGGCTATCTTACTGATGATTTACCTTTAGCTGCTAATTTAGATTTGAGTTTCCCTGAATCAGGGTTTAATTATCAAGCGACCATTCATTCTAATCTTGAAGGGTTAACCAGCTTATTGCCGCCACCTTATGCAAAGTCAGCGGATCAGCAGTGGAATTTAACGGGTACGGTTATCGGGGATGAGATTTCTAACCTTATTCGGGTCGGGATTGATGACAAACTATTTTTTAATGGCTTTTTGGCCAATGATACTGGAAAAATTACTCGCGCCCATTTAGTGGTGGCGCAAAAAGATTTAGGGATTAATCAGCAAGATTTTGATGTGACCATTGCCTTGCCCCATGCGAATTTAAACCAGTGGATCCCATTTATTGATCACATAATAGAAAAGAGCCAGCAATCACAGCAGCACTCTTTTATGCCGAGTTTGGGCAAAATCCAAGGCAATGTCGCAGAGGTAGATTTATCTGGGATCGTGTTTAATCAACTTGATTTTAAACTAGATAACTTTGATCAATCGACTCAGTTGAAATTAATGGCAAAAGAGCTTCGAGCAGAAGTCAGTATCCCAAAAGTACTTGCACAACGACCTATTTATGTCGAAGCTGATTACTTAAGAATTAACTTACCAAACACTGAATCTGAAGCCCAACCTGATGCCAACACAGATTGGCTAAAATCGCTTCCTTCTATTCGTTTTAATTGCGCTGATTGTAAAGTCGGCAGTTACCAGCTTGACCGAGTGATTTTAAATTTAGATCCCGGTGAAGATGGTATCTTAATTAGTGATTTGATTATTGATAAGACGGAGCACACCCTTAAAGCAAAAGGTGAGTGGCGGGCAGGCATTACCTCGCTTTTTGGGCAATTTACGAGCGATGATATTGGTGAGTTATTTGATGAATTTGATTTAACATCATCAATCAAAGATTCTCGGGCACAAGCGTCATTGAATCTCAATTGGCAAGGTACTCCTTATGAGTTTAACACCACAAGCTTGTCAGGAGATCTCAAGCTTGATTTAGGAGAAGGGCATTTAAGCGAAGTGAGTGATGGTGGGGCGCGGGTGTTTTCGTTGTTAAGCCTTGATTCATTGGTTCGAAAGCTAAAACTTGATTTTAGGGATGTATTCGCCAAAGGCTTTTTCTATAACAGTTTAAAAGGAAGCCTGCAGATTGAAAAAGGCATTGCTCGGACTTCAGATACAAAAATTGATGGTGTCCCAGCGGATATAAGCATAAAAGGTTATGCGGATTTAAATACCAAAAAAATTGATTATGACCTTGCTGTTGCACCTGAAGTTACATCAAGTATTCCGGTTATTGTCGCTTGGATGGTGAATCCTGTTACAGGATTAGCGGCGCTGGCAATTGATAAAGTGATACATTCGGCTCGCGTAATTTCGGAAATTAACTTTAAAATTAATGGCACCATGGATGAGCCTATCGTCACTGAACTTGGCAGAAAAAGCCGTGAAGTGGCATTACCGCAAGTCGCCAATGATCCTCCAACAATAGAGCAGCCTCAACCATGA
- the mreC gene encoding rod shape-determining protein MreC: MNLLFGRSAPLHLRLVIAVVLSAALMFGDRYTDGASAVRTSLNTIVSPLFYFANLPYELFSWGSENLQSRRYLNQENDQLKTQQLLNSERLQQFAFLEQENRKLRALLGSSKVQENKKLVSQVLSVHSNPYSHQVVINKGLLDQVVEGVAVVDEMGIVGQVTQVGSTTSRVLLMTDIMHATPVRILRNNVRTVVEGIGKINQVKLSHVPHSMDIRIGDILYSSGLGGVFPEGYPVATVTKITRDEGQPFAQVFAEPVAQLDRIRLLVLLWQSDEAALND, encoded by the coding sequence ATGAACTTACTTTTTGGAAGAAGCGCACCCTTACACCTGCGATTAGTTATCGCAGTTGTTTTGAGTGCGGCTTTAATGTTTGGAGATCGTTATACTGATGGCGCATCTGCCGTTCGGACCAGTCTCAATACCATTGTTAGTCCGCTGTTTTATTTTGCGAATTTACCCTATGAGCTCTTTAGTTGGGGCTCAGAAAACTTGCAAAGTCGTCGTTACCTCAATCAAGAAAACGATCAACTCAAAACCCAGCAGCTTTTAAATAGTGAGCGATTACAGCAGTTTGCTTTTCTTGAGCAAGAAAATCGTAAGCTTCGAGCGTTGTTGGGATCATCAAAAGTTCAAGAGAATAAAAAACTCGTTTCGCAAGTGTTGTCGGTCCACTCTAACCCATATAGTCATCAAGTCGTAATCAATAAAGGGCTACTTGATCAGGTGGTCGAGGGAGTTGCAGTCGTTGATGAAATGGGGATCGTTGGTCAAGTGACGCAGGTTGGTAGTACGACTAGTAGAGTGCTATTAATGACGGACATTATGCATGCAACACCGGTTCGAATTTTACGTAATAACGTGCGAACTGTTGTGGAAGGCATAGGTAAAATTAATCAAGTTAAGCTTTCTCATGTTCCACATAGTATGGATATCCGTATTGGAGATATCTTATACAGTTCGGGCTTAGGTGGCGTATTTCCGGAAGGGTACCCTGTTGCGACGGTCACTAAAATTACTCGTGACGAAGGACAGCCTTTTGCTCAAGTGTTTGCAGAACCTGTTGCTCAGCTCGATCGGATTCGTTTACTGGTGTTGTTATGGCAATCAGATGAGGCTGCTCTAAATGACTAG
- the rng gene encoding ribonuclease G, with product MSSELLINVTPNETRVALIENGVLQEVEHERAGNLGIVGNIYQGKVSRVLPGMQAAFVDIGLDKAAFLHASDIVNSASIVEGVDEQPIKKVQDIRELVRQGQHIIVQVVKDPLGTKGARLTTEITIPSRYLVFMPDATHVGVSQRIETDEERKRLKEIVAEYNDEEGGFIVRTAAEGASEVELAHDAKFLKKLWQKIVTRRKAARKEVLLHGDLTLAFRTLRDYVGEDMERIRVDSKLAFQELKEFTEEFVPELTPTLEYYPGERPIFDLFDVENEVQKALKRKVELKSGGYLIIDQTEAMTTIDINTGAFVGHRNLEETIFNTNTEATQAIARQLRLRNLGGIIIIDFIDMTTADHKRRVLHSLEVALQKDRAKANINGFSTLGLVEMTRKRTRESLGHILCGVCPVCDGRGALKTVETVCYEILREIVRVNRAYAADKFVVYASQSVSEALLNDEYHNLAELELFIGKPIKIQIESLYNQEQFDVVMM from the coding sequence ATGAGCAGTGAATTATTAATTAATGTCACGCCAAATGAAACACGTGTTGCACTGATTGAAAATGGTGTATTACAAGAAGTTGAGCATGAGCGGGCAGGAAATCTAGGGATCGTTGGGAATATCTATCAAGGTAAAGTCAGTCGAGTGCTACCAGGCATGCAAGCTGCTTTTGTTGATATAGGGCTTGATAAAGCGGCGTTTTTACATGCATCAGATATCGTCAATAGTGCGTCAATTGTTGAAGGTGTCGATGAGCAGCCAATAAAGAAAGTTCAGGATATTAGAGAGTTAGTTCGCCAAGGGCAGCATATTATTGTGCAAGTGGTCAAAGACCCTCTCGGTACTAAAGGCGCGCGACTAACAACAGAAATTACCATCCCATCGCGTTACTTAGTGTTTATGCCAGATGCAACACATGTTGGCGTGAGCCAGCGCATCGAAACGGATGAAGAGCGAAAGCGCTTAAAAGAAATTGTTGCAGAATACAATGACGAAGAAGGTGGTTTTATTGTTCGCACTGCAGCGGAAGGGGCGAGTGAAGTTGAACTGGCCCATGATGCGAAGTTTTTGAAAAAACTATGGCAAAAAATTGTCACCAGACGCAAAGCGGCCCGAAAAGAAGTCTTGCTTCATGGCGATTTGACCTTGGCATTTCGTACTTTAAGAGATTATGTTGGTGAGGATATGGAGCGCATTCGTGTTGACTCTAAACTCGCCTTTCAGGAGCTCAAAGAGTTTACTGAAGAGTTTGTTCCTGAGCTGACCCCGACACTTGAGTATTACCCAGGTGAGCGACCTATTTTCGATCTTTTTGATGTAGAAAATGAAGTACAAAAAGCGCTGAAACGTAAAGTGGAGCTAAAGTCTGGCGGGTACCTGATTATCGATCAGACAGAAGCGATGACCACCATTGATATTAATACCGGTGCGTTTGTTGGCCATCGTAATTTAGAAGAAACGATTTTTAATACCAACACAGAAGCCACGCAAGCGATTGCGCGTCAATTACGTTTGCGAAATTTAGGCGGTATTATCATCATAGATTTCATTGATATGACAACAGCCGATCACAAACGCAGGGTGCTACACTCTTTGGAAGTTGCACTACAAAAAGATCGCGCAAAAGCGAATATTAATGGCTTTTCCACACTGGGTTTGGTCGAAATGACCCGAAAGCGCACTCGTGAAAGCTTAGGGCATATATTGTGTGGTGTGTGTCCTGTGTGTGACGGTCGCGGAGCGCTGAAAACGGTAGAGACGGTCTGTTACGAAATTTTGCGTGAGATTGTCAGAGTCAATCGCGCGTATGCTGCAGATAAGTTTGTGGTGTATGCATCGCAATCCGTCAGTGAGGCATTGTTAAATGATGAATATCATAACCTAGCTGAACTTGAACTATTTATTGGTAAACCTATCAAAATACAGATTGAGAGCTTGTATAATCAAGAGCAATTTGATGTGGTAATGATGTAG
- a CDS encoding Maf family protein translates to MLQPIYLASASPRRRELLTQLNVEFLQFSVDADESALPNETPYEHVARLAQLKAQTGVAMGYDDRPVLGSDTIVVINDRVLGKPKSQQDAAQMMALLSGNTHQVMTAISVATSELTLTDVVITDVTFRVLSEAEIADYWHSGEPHDKAGGYGIQGLGGRFVSQLNGSYFAVVGLPLYETEQLLLRFEQALSLVGTEQ, encoded by the coding sequence ATGCTTCAACCTATTTATCTAGCCTCAGCATCACCTCGTCGTCGAGAACTCCTTACTCAACTTAATGTTGAGTTTTTGCAATTTAGTGTTGATGCAGATGAATCTGCTTTACCAAATGAAACACCCTATGAGCATGTGGCACGCTTAGCTCAGTTAAAAGCGCAAACCGGTGTGGCTATGGGGTATGATGATCGTCCTGTTTTAGGATCGGATACGATTGTTGTGATTAATGACCGCGTGTTAGGCAAGCCAAAAAGCCAACAAGATGCAGCGCAAATGATGGCGTTGTTATCAGGTAACACGCATCAAGTTATGACTGCAATTTCGGTGGCGACGAGTGAATTGACTCTGACAGATGTAGTGATTACAGACGTGACTTTTCGAGTGCTATCCGAGGCTGAAATTGCTGACTATTGGCATTCAGGTGAACCGCACGATAAGGCTGGCGGATATGGTATTCAAGGGTTAGGTGGTCGATTTGTTAGTCAGTTAAATGGCAGCTATTTTGCGGTGGTCGGTCTACCCTTATATGAAACCGAACAATTGTTACTTCGCTTTGAACAGGCATTATCATTGGTAGGAACCGAGCAATGA
- the mreD gene encoding rod shape-determining protein MreD, producing MTSRHFWLISFSIFSALVMALVPLPIAIEAFRPDWVLLVLMYWSIALPHRVNIGVAWLTGLLMDLALGSPLGVHSLAYSISIYITASNYQKIRNFSVWQQAFLIALFLALYHLIQFWLSHFLIDIYFLPQYLWPVLTGALCWPWIFLLLRKYRRNFRIR from the coding sequence ATGACTAGTCGACATTTCTGGCTTATTAGTTTTTCTATTTTTTCAGCGTTAGTCATGGCATTAGTGCCACTCCCTATCGCCATCGAAGCTTTTCGACCGGATTGGGTGTTATTGGTATTAATGTATTGGTCGATTGCGTTACCGCATCGAGTAAATATAGGGGTCGCTTGGTTAACGGGCCTATTGATGGATCTAGCTTTGGGTTCGCCACTTGGCGTGCATTCGTTGGCCTATTCGATATCAATTTACATTACAGCCAGTAACTATCAAAAAATTCGTAATTTTTCAGTGTGGCAGCAAGCTTTTTTAATCGCCTTATTTTTAGCGCTTTACCACCTTATTCAATTTTGGCTAAGCCACTTTCTTATCGATATTTATTTTCTACCGCAATACTTATGGCCAGTGCTAACAGGCGCACTTTGTTGGCCATGGATATTCTTGCTATTGCGTAAATATCGACGTAATTTTAGGATCCGTTAA
- a CDS encoding carbon-nitrogen hydrolase family protein → MIIACLQMTSCPDVTQNMDELKQQCLNLPKERPLLLCLPEGFACFAGAADANLQLANNGQADEVIKQLVALCQEHNIWLSAGTIPLPASQTQHWAASLLFNAQGEVVGCYHKMHLFDVEVADGTGQYQESRYTAAGNEVVVVDSPFGPIGLSVCYDVRFPALYNKMRLEGAEILLVPSAFTCPTGEAHWHALLRARAIENQCYVVAAAQVGDHGHGRHTYGHSVIISPWGDIMAENKKHCGLIYHTLDRSMLEQIRAKMPIISHTKFTCELKNEF, encoded by the coding sequence ATGATAATCGCATGCCTGCAAATGACATCATGCCCCGATGTGACGCAAAATATGGATGAGTTAAAGCAACAATGCTTAAATTTACCAAAAGAGCGCCCTTTATTATTGTGTTTACCCGAAGGCTTTGCCTGTTTTGCTGGTGCTGCTGATGCAAACCTGCAATTAGCGAATAATGGTCAAGCTGATGAGGTCATAAAACAGTTAGTGGCACTGTGTCAAGAGCATAACATTTGGCTCTCGGCGGGTACGATCCCGTTGCCGGCATCACAGACACAGCATTGGGCGGCTTCTTTGTTATTCAATGCGCAAGGTGAGGTCGTCGGTTGTTACCACAAGATGCATTTGTTTGATGTTGAGGTGGCCGATGGCACGGGTCAATACCAAGAATCACGTTATACAGCTGCCGGTAATGAAGTCGTGGTGGTTGATTCTCCATTTGGTCCGATAGGACTCTCTGTTTGTTATGATGTCCGCTTTCCTGCTTTATATAATAAAATGCGTTTGGAAGGTGCAGAAATTTTGCTGGTTCCCAGTGCATTTACCTGCCCAACAGGTGAGGCACATTGGCATGCATTACTGCGTGCCAGAGCGATTGAAAATCAATGCTACGTGGTGGCTGCAGCGCAAGTTGGCGATCATGGTCATGGTCGTCATACTTATGGCCATAGTGTTATTATTTCGCCTTGGGGCGACATAATGGCAGAGAATAAAAAACACTGTGGTTTAATTTACCATACCCTAGATAGGTCAATGCTAGAGCAAATTCGAGCGAAAATGCCTATAATTTCACACACTAAGTTCACATGTGAGTTAAAAAATGAATTCTGA
- the tldD gene encoding metalloprotease TldD translates to MNSEVENNLLKNSSLCREDLEKTLAFILQHQVDYADLYFQSSYHESWMLEDGLVKEGSYNIERGVGVRAVSGEKTGFSYSDAINLEALNQAATAARSIAKAGQNKTVQVFSDIDSPLQFEAAKPISSMSDDKKVELLREIEQYIRQLAPEASQVVTSLSAVYEEVLVAASDGTFATDQRPLIRLNCSVLLEKNGRRERGGAGGGARLDYGYFYELEAGKPRWMAYAEDAIHQARVNLDAIDAPAGAMPVVLGGGWPGVLLHEAVGHGLEGDFNRKEASAFSGRVGEKVASELCTVVDDGTLANRRGSLNIDDEGTPAAYNVLIENGILKGYMQDKLNARLMGVAPTGNGRRESYAHLPMPRMTNTYMLAGESSQEDIIASVKNGIFAANFGGGQVDITSGKFVFSASEAYLIENGRVTRPIKGATLIGNGPEVMQKISMVGNDLSLDNGVGVCGKDGQSVPVGVGQPSLRIDELTVGGTA, encoded by the coding sequence ATGAATTCTGAAGTCGAAAATAACCTGTTAAAAAATAGTTCGCTATGTCGTGAAGATTTAGAAAAAACCTTAGCGTTTATTCTTCAGCATCAGGTTGACTATGCAGATTTATATTTTCAGTCGAGCTACCACGAATCATGGATGTTGGAAGATGGTTTAGTCAAAGAAGGCTCTTATAACATTGAGCGTGGCGTTGGGGTGCGAGCTGTCAGTGGCGAGAAAACGGGTTTTTCGTATTCTGATGCAATTAATTTAGAAGCGCTTAATCAGGCAGCAACAGCTGCAAGAAGCATTGCAAAAGCAGGGCAAAATAAAACCGTACAAGTTTTTTCTGATATCGACAGTCCGTTGCAATTTGAAGCAGCCAAACCAATTTCAAGTATGTCGGATGATAAAAAAGTCGAGCTACTTCGAGAGATTGAGCAATATATTCGTCAGCTTGCTCCCGAAGCAAGTCAGGTGGTGACGTCTTTATCTGCCGTTTATGAAGAAGTGTTAGTTGCTGCCAGTGATGGTACCTTCGCAACGGATCAACGCCCTTTAATTCGCTTGAATTGTTCGGTGCTGTTAGAAAAAAACGGACGTCGTGAGCGCGGTGGTGCTGGTGGCGGCGCACGGTTAGATTATGGTTATTTTTATGAGTTAGAGGCTGGTAAACCGCGGTGGATGGCTTACGCCGAGGATGCAATTCATCAAGCTCGCGTTAATTTGGATGCGATTGATGCGCCAGCCGGTGCGATGCCTGTTGTGCTAGGTGGTGGCTGGCCTGGTGTACTTTTGCATGAAGCGGTGGGTCATGGTTTAGAAGGCGACTTTAATCGAAAAGAAGCATCTGCATTTAGTGGACGAGTCGGTGAAAAGGTTGCTTCAGAATTATGTACTGTGGTTGATGATGGCACTCTTGCAAATCGTCGCGGTTCTTTAAATATTGATGATGAAGGCACACCCGCGGCTTATAACGTATTGATTGAAAATGGTATCCTCAAAGGTTATATGCAAGACAAGTTGAATGCTCGGTTAATGGGAGTGGCTCCGACAGGGAATGGACGTCGTGAATCTTATGCACATTTACCTATGCCGCGGATGACAAATACTTACATGTTGGCAGGCGAAAGTAGCCAAGAGGATATAATAGCGAGTGTTAAGAACGGTATTTTTGCTGCCAATTTTGGCGGTGGGCAAGTTGATATCACTTCTGGAAAATTTGTTTTTTCTGCATCTGAGGCGTATTTAATTGAAAATGGGCGAGTCACAAGACCAATAAAAGGAGCGACTTTAATTGGTAATGGCCCAGAGGTGATGCAAAAAATCTCCATGGTGGGTAATGATTTATCGTTAGATAACGGAGTTGGTGTCTGCGGTAAAGATGGGCAAAGTGTCCCGGTTGGAGTGGGGCAACCAAGCCTTCGTATTGATGAATTGACCGTAGGTGGCACCGCTTAA